Within Bacillus sp. E(2018), the genomic segment GAGGTGACAAACAAATGGGAAGAAATAAAGCTAACCACTCGCGTCCTGGGATGAATGCAGCAAAAGCTCAAGGTAAAGGAGCTGGGTACGATACAGAATTCGGTAATGAATCACTATCGTTACCTAATGAAAAATTAAGTGAAGCTGAGCGTCAGAACAATAAGAAAACGAAGAAACGACATTAAGGTTTTGGGAACTGATTTTGAAGTTGTTGAAGCTCATTCAGAAAGCTCTCTATTTGTGGCTGTTGATGTTCGGAAGCCGTTTCCAGTGCGTTCTGTATTTGTTGACAAGCCTTTTCGTTTTCTGTCATAAAATGAGCATGGAAAACACCATATTCACTGTTTGAAGCGTCCAATGTTTTGGAGATATCCATCGCATGATGATATCCTTGCTCCGCAGCTTGATATGCCTGTTGTTTGTTTTTATGATAGGGCATAATTACCATCCTTTTTTTTGATATACCTTTAAAGTTCCAATATTACCTATAATTATTCAATAAATTACTTTCTATTGTTGATTAAGGTGTCCATACGAAAGACATCTTTGACAAGTTGGTTGGAGTGTAAGGTGTGAGACTCCTGGGGATCAGTGGGACAGGTGAGGCACCTAATGGCGCATGGCGCCGATGTGGCTCACCGCCCGCCCCCCCCGGAAAGCGAGCACCTGAAGCGGAAATCAGCTGCTTTCAAAGCCGGATAAAAAAAGGAGGCTTATTATGGGAGAGCATAATACGTTTAAAGATATTCGAAAGAACGCTCCTAAAGGAGAGAACCCTGGACAACCAGCTCCTATGAGTGGTTCTAAAAAAGTGAAGCAACGTAATCATACAGGACAAAACTCTGGAGAAGGCAGATAATACAAAAACATAAAGGACTGACAGATTCTCTGTCAGTCCCTTTTCTTAGTCGATAGAACGTATCGCATCTTCAAGTGTCAAAAGCTCTTCTTCTGAAATCGTTCTAAGATCCAGTAGGACTTCTTCCCCTTTAATTCTCACGATAATAGGAGTCCGATAGTTACGAAAAGCTCTTGCTAAGTAATCTGCACCTTTTGAGTGTTTAAGTCCAAGACAAAATGTAGGCAATTTGACATCTGGCATCGTTCCTCCGCCAACTTGAGAGAACTCTTCTACATTCCTGATGTTTAATGAAGAATGATCTTCAACCCTTCTTTTTAATCGCCATACTAACTCTCTGATCTCTTCAGGCGTTTTTAAAATATCTCTAACTGTAGGAATTTCCTTATATTCTTCATTCAAATACGACTGCAACGTTTCGTTTAAAGCAGCAATCGTAAACTTATCCACTCTTAAAACACGAGCTAACTGATGTTTCTTTAATTTTTCGATGATTCTCTTCTTTCCAGCAATAATTCCAGCTTGCGGGCCGCCTAATAGTTTATCTCCACTAAAAGACACCACATCTAGTCCTTTATTAATAACTGAGGAGATCAATGGTTCATCACCGATTCCTTCAGACTGAAAAGGATAGAGAGCTCCACTTCCGAGATCTTCGTAGATTACCACATCATGGTTATCCTTCTTTAACTGCATCAATTCGCTAGATGGAACTTCTTTCGTGAACCCGATCACCTTAAAATTGCTTGTATGAACCTTCATGATCATACCCGTTTCATCATTCAATGCTCTTTCGTAATCAAAGAGATGCGTTTTATTCGTCGTTCCAACCTCGCGTAGTTTCGCTCCACTTTCTTCCATAATAGAAGAGACACGAAATGAGCCCCCTATTTCTACAAGCTCACCTCTAGAAACAATGACTTCTTTGTTTTTAGCTAGCGCTTTAAGGATTAAGTAAACAGCTGCAGCATTATTGTTCACGACCATCGCTGCTTCTGCACCTGTCACTTGTTTGATAAGTTCTTCTGTCAGATCATGCCTAGAGCCTCTTTTTCCCGCTTCCAAATTATACTCCAGATTTGAATACATCCTTGCTGTTTCACTCATCCGTTCTACACTTTTCTCGCTGAGTCTAGAACGCCCTAGATTCGTATGTATAACGATTCCGCTCGCATTAATCAATGAGCGGATCTGGTCAGTAGGATGAGCTAAATTAGATTTTGCTGAATTTTTCACGAGTGATCTCATATCAGTTTTCAAGTCAATAGCATGGCGGTTGTTGAGAATATTTTCCCGCCAATGTTTAATCGCATCTTGAACAGCTCGTGTTATTTCCTTTTCCGGTTTGCCACTCACTTCAGAACTGATATCTTTTACGACCTCATGGACAGCAGGAAGCTGCCTGAACAAATCAGATTTTGACAAAATGAAGCTCCTCCTTAAGGACATAACGATCCCTTAAGGAGGGCATCGTTTATTAAGCCTTTAATTTTTCTAAATGTTGTATGATCAGATCATGATCCGGAAACTCTCCGGTCTCTTTTTTTGAATAAATCTTCTCGCCATTGACGGATACTTCAAACACCCCACCAGAGCTTGGAATCAGTTCGAGCGATGATATTTGAGATCGAAAATGGTTGAACAGGTCTTCCGCGAGACTCGCGGCTTTTGGTGCAAAGTTTCACATCATGCAGAATTCAATGGATACTTTCATTTTACATCCTCCTTTTTTAAGACTATTTTAGTATATCCTTAGGCATTTCACAAAAATAATGTTTATACTAACAAAAGGAGGTGTCGTTTCATTATGACGAGTAAAGATAATGTTAAGCTCACTCACCTTTCCTCAAAAGGTGGCTGAGGCTGTAAAATTGGTCCAGAAGACCTGGCGCAAGTTTTGCGTCATCTACCAAAACGTGAATATGATCCAAATCTTTTAGTTGGTTTAGATACTTCAGACGATGCAGGAGTCTATAAGTTAACGGATGACCTTGCTATGATTCAGACTGTCGATTTCTTTACACCTATAGTAGACGATCCTTATATGTTCGGACAAATCGCTGCTGCTAATTCACTGAGTGATGTTTACGCGATGGGGGGACGACCTACAACCGTCATGAATATAGTAGGTTTTCCGATCAACACTCTCGGTCACGATGTTCTTGCTGAAATCCTTAAGGGAGCAGCCGATAAAGTGAAGGAATCTGGTGCAGTGCTTGTCGGAGGACACTCGATCGACGATTCAGAGCCTAAGTTCGGTCTGTCTGTTACAGGCCTCGTACATCCATCAAAAGTATATAAAAATGTTGGTGCGAAACCTGGAGATGTTCTTGTGTTAACAAAACCAATCGGTGTAGGTATACAAACCACAGCGATAAAAAAAGACAAGCTATCTGTCGAGCAGCTTCAGCTCGTCAGCGAAACGATGGCAGCATTGAATAAGACTGCTGCCGAATGTTTGGAAGGTCTGTCTCCAAACGCTGTTACAGATGTAACTGGATTTGGTCTTCTTGGTCATGCAACTGAGATGGCAAAAGGCACAGGAGAAATTACGATCGAGATCGATTATGATCGAGTACCACTCTTACCAGGCACTACAGAGCTTGCTCAAGAAGGAATTGTTCCTGGGGGTTCTAAAGCCAATCATCGTTGGATCAAAGATGATGTCCAATACGGAAACGACCTTTCCGAGTGGCAGCAATGGATATTATGTGATGCTGTAACTTCTGGGGGGTTACTCGTAAGTCTTCCTGAAAGTAAAGCCTTAGAATATGTGAAGAGACTTCATATTAATGGCATAAATGACGCAAGCATCGTCGGTCGTGTTCATTCATTCTCTGAAACACCGATCAAAGCCAATTAAGCGCAAAAAAACTCCGGTACCGGAGTTTTTTTGCGCTTTTTATGTTGAATGGTTATAGATTTCTGCATAGATCTTATCATCAAATTCTTCAGGGGCTCCGTCAAAAACGAGTTTTCCATCCTTAAGCGCGATGATTCTTGTCGCAAATTTCTTAGCGAGAACGACATCATGTACGTTAATGATTGAAACAAGATTTCTTTTTACATGAGTTTCTTTTAATAACTGAAAAATGCGATCAGCCGTTCCAGGATCCAAACTCGCAACAGGTTCATCTCCTAAGAATACTTTAGGGTTTTGAACGAGCGCTCGAGCAATAGCAACTCTTTGTTTCTGCCCACCGCTTAACTTCTCAACTCGTCTTGTCGGTTCAACGGTTAGTTCAACCTGATCAATTGCTTCTAGAGCTTGCAATCGATCACTGGATTTAAACAATCCTAGCAAATTTTCATAGGATTTTTTGTATCCAAACAGACCCGTTAAGATGTTCTGAACAACACTCATCCTCGGAATTAAATTAAAATGCTGAAAGATCATACCTGTTTTCCGGCGAACTTCTATCGTTTCTTTGTGAGTCATCTCACTTAACATTTTATTTTCCCATTTCACATAACCTTCGGATACTGGCTGCAAACCGTTAATACATCTGATAAACGTTGATTTTCCTGCACCGCTTCTTCCTAAGACACAAACAAACTCTCCCTTTCGGAAAGTGATATTCACATCTGCTAGTGCAGGTTCTTTAGCACCAGGATACGTGACAGATACACGCTTAAATTCAATCATGTTATCACCTAAATAACCTTTTCCCGAATTTTGCTGCCGATATAATCCACCATGATAACCATGATCATGATGAGTAGAACGTCAACCGAGACTAGTTGATACTGAAAAGTCTTAAAATGAATAAACAATTGCTGACCGATTCCTCCGCCACCGATCAGACCTAAAATGAGTGAAGTCCGAATAGCCACTTCAAATCGGTAAAAAAATTGAGAAAGAACATTCGGCCATATTTGTGGTAAAACTGCAAATAGATTACCGATCCACTTGCTTGCCCCGACTGCAGACATCGCTTCCATCGGACCTCTATCAGCAGACTCGATCAGCTCTGATATCAGCTTTCCTAATACTCCGATGTTATGAAAGATTATGGCGATAACAGCAGGAAACGGGCCAAGGCCAAGCGTTGTTAAAAGGATGAGACCGAACACAAATTCAGGTACTGATCGTAAAAAGCTAAGCAAAAAGCGTGTCATCGAATAGATCAGACGATTTTCACTCGTATTTCGAGCAGCCATAAAGCTTAACGGAAGTGCAATGATCAGACCGAATAGGCTCCCCAAAAATGCAATCGCAATCGTTAACAAACTTTCTTGAAACAGAAACGGCATACTCTCAGTGTTCATCGGAAACCATTTCGACAGAAAGTCACCCATATTCTGAAAATCTCTAAACTTCGAAAGATCAAACTCTGTTAACTTCATACTTCCTATCACGAGTATAGTCAAGCATAATACGATTAAAAATTGACTCCTCTTAAACCAAACCATGGTTCCCCTCTATTCTTGAATGGTACCCTCTTTTATTGCTGCTTTTCGGATACTTTCGTAATCCTTGTTATCAGCCTTAGTAAACCCAGTTGCTCCAAAAGCATCTAGAATCTCTTTGTCTTTAATATCTAAAAAAGTCTGCTGAAGTTTCTTCATCGTTTTCTCATCTGTACTTTTAGATACAGCCCATGGATATTGGAACAATTTCTCTGACTTCCAGATCACTTTAAACTGATCTCCATCAATCGCTCCTTCTTCGATCAATTTATCGTATATAGCACTGTCGATCGCACCAACATCCACTTGTTTGTTTTGCACAGCAAGTGCAGTCGCATCATGAGAACCTGTAAACCTAACATTATTAAAATCACTATCAGATTCACTTCTATAGATGCCTTCATCTTTTAGTTTGATACTAGGAATCAACGAGCCTGAAGTGGAAGATGGGTCACCAAAAGCAAACTTTACGTTCTTCACATCTGTTACCATGTCCTCAAAACTTTCATACTTGCTGTCTTTATGCGTGATCAAATAAGAATAGTAGAACGGTTCACCTTTGATCAGTTGTGTTACGATCGCTTTCGCTCCACTCTCTTCATGAGCGACTACATATGTAAGAGGACCAAAATAAGCCATGTCGATCTTATCATAGTTCATCGCTTCAACTACACCGTTGTAATCCGGATATGATGTGATTTTAACTTCGCGATCCATTTTTTCACTAAGCACTTTCTGAAGCTTATCTAGTGCGCCTTTCATCTCACCTTCCGTTTGGGCTGGAATTACCCCAATGGTAAAGACCTCATCTTTACTTGATTTTGAATTCTTCTTATCGTCGTTACTCGTTCCGCAAGCTGATAAGAATAGAATCATAGTCAACAACAATAAACTAAATTTTTTCATCATACTCTCTCCTTTTTTCTTATTCATCTTTATATAGTTCCATAAACGAGTCTATCTCTTTCTTTATAGTGTGGTTCTCTTTTATGGTTTGATACCCATTAGCACTAAGTTGTTCATACGTTTCTTGATCAGAAATAACATTTTTTATAGAATGATATAACTCTTCATGAGATTGAAACAACAGTCCGTTCATTCCGTGCTGTATGATGCTAGCGTTACCATCGTTATCCCTTGCAATTACAGGCTTTCTGAAACTCATCGCTTCTAGAAGTGCTGTCGGTTGCCCTTCTGAGATCGATGTATTCAGTACAACATCTCCCCATTCATACAGCTTCTTCATTTTACCGAGCTCTACTTCAGGCAGATAATGCAACCATTCATACATAGTTTCCGCCTTCTTCACTCGTTCAAATTCTTCCTTATCTAAGTTTGCCCCTACAATTAAAAAGCAGAGTTTAGAGAAATCAGTAGACAACCTAATCAAACTATTCAATGCAAAAAGAACATCTTTAACTGGACGAATGCCAGCTGGCAGTAACAATTTTGGATATCCTGCTGGTAGAGTAAACGCTTCGCTCTTATGATCCGTTGTAGGTAGATAGATACTTTGAGGGATCACATGTATGGACTGATCGCTCAATCCATACTCTTTTACGAGCATTTGTTTCGCTTGTTGTGTAAAAACAGTAATCGCTTTCGCTTTTTGCAAGAGAGGAAGATACCTTTCTTCATCTTCTTTTAACGAGTGGTTGAGATCAGTACCTCCAGAGGTAACGATATAAGGCTTATCAAGCGTTATCTCATTTTT encodes:
- the selA gene encoding L-seryl-tRNA(Sec) selenium transferase, with product MSKSDLFRQLPAVHEVVKDISSEVSGKPEKEITRAVQDAIKHWRENILNNRHAIDLKTDMRSLVKNSAKSNLAHPTDQIRSLINASGIVIHTNLGRSRLSEKSVERMSETARMYSNLEYNLEAGKRGSRHDLTEELIKQVTGAEAAMVVNNNAAAVYLILKALAKNKEVIVSRGELVEIGGSFRVSSIMEESGAKLREVGTTNKTHLFDYERALNDETGMIMKVHTSNFKVIGFTKEVPSSELMQLKKDNHDVVIYEDLGSGALYPFQSEGIGDEPLISSVINKGLDVVSFSGDKLLGGPQAGIIAGKKRIIEKLKKHQLARVLRVDKFTIAALNETLQSYLNEEYKEIPTVRDILKTPEEIRELVWRLKRRVEDHSSLNIRNVEEFSQVGGGTMPDVKLPTFCLGLKHSKGADYLARAFRNYRTPIIVRIKGEEVLLDLRTISEEELLTLEDAIRSID
- a CDS encoding Rdx family protein; this translates as MKVSIEFCMMUNFAPKAASLAEDLFNHFRSQISSLELIPSSGGVFEVSVNGEKIYSKKETGEFPDHDLIIQHLEKLKA
- a CDS encoding small acid-soluble spore protein P; the encoded protein is MGEHNTFKDIRKNAPKGENPGQPAPMSGSKKVKQRNHTGQNSGEGR
- the phnC gene encoding phosphonate ABC transporter ATP-binding protein; amino-acid sequence: MIEFKRVSVTYPGAKEPALADVNITFRKGEFVCVLGRSGAGKSTFIRCINGLQPVSEGYVKWENKMLSEMTHKETIEVRRKTGMIFQHFNLIPRMSVVQNILTGLFGYKKSYENLLGLFKSSDRLQALEAIDQVELTVEPTRRVEKLSGGQKQRVAIARALVQNPKVFLGDEPVASLDPGTADRIFQLLKETHVKRNLVSIINVHDVVLAKKFATRIIALKDGKLVFDGAPEEFDDKIYAEIYNHST
- the phnE gene encoding phosphonate ABC transporter, permease protein PhnE, which produces MVWFKRSQFLIVLCLTILVIGSMKLTEFDLSKFRDFQNMGDFLSKWFPMNTESMPFLFQESLLTIAIAFLGSLFGLIIALPLSFMAARNTSENRLIYSMTRFLLSFLRSVPEFVFGLILLTTLGLGPFPAVIAIIFHNIGVLGKLISELIESADRGPMEAMSAVGASKWIGNLFAVLPQIWPNVLSQFFYRFEVAIRTSLILGLIGGGGIGQQLFIHFKTFQYQLVSVDVLLIMIMVIMVDYIGSKIREKVI
- the selD gene encoding selenide, water dikinase SelD gives rise to the protein MTSKDNVKLTHLSSKGGUGCKIGPEDLAQVLRHLPKREYDPNLLVGLDTSDDAGVYKLTDDLAMIQTVDFFTPIVDDPYMFGQIAAANSLSDVYAMGGRPTTVMNIVGFPINTLGHDVLAEILKGAADKVKESGAVLVGGHSIDDSEPKFGLSVTGLVHPSKVYKNVGAKPGDVLVLTKPIGVGIQTTAIKKDKLSVEQLQLVSETMAALNKTAAECLEGLSPNAVTDVTGFGLLGHATEMAKGTGEITIEIDYDRVPLLPGTTELAQEGIVPGGSKANHRWIKDDVQYGNDLSEWQQWILCDAVTSGGLLVSLPESKALEYVKRLHINGINDASIVGRVHSFSETPIKAN
- the sspO gene encoding small acid-soluble spore protein O yields the protein MGRNKANHSRPGMNAAKAQGKGAGYDTEFGNESLSLPNEKLSEAERQNNKKTKKRH
- a CDS encoding glycosyltransferase yields the protein MRVVFFTPYYKQNRGNSTTAKRLEHGLSDKVELSLFPYEETSVNTTLLQWMEKADLYHILHFSRFVQWADKNEITLDKPYIVTSGGTDLNHSLKEDEERYLPLLQKAKAITVFTQQAKQMLVKEYGLSDQSIHVIPQSIYLPTTDHKSEAFTLPAGYPKLLLPAGIRPVKDVLFALNSLIRLSTDFSKLCFLIVGANLDKEEFERVKKAETMYEWLHYLPEVELGKMKKLYEWGDVVLNTSISEGQPTALLEAMSFRKPVIARDNDGNASIIQHGMNGLLFQSHEELYHSIKNVISDQETYEQLSANGYQTIKENHTIKKEIDSFMELYKDE
- the phnD gene encoding phosphate/phosphite/phosphonate ABC transporter substrate-binding protein translates to MMKKFSLLLLTMILFLSACGTSNDDKKNSKSSKDEVFTIGVIPAQTEGEMKGALDKLQKVLSEKMDREVKITSYPDYNGVVEAMNYDKIDMAYFGPLTYVVAHEESGAKAIVTQLIKGEPFYYSYLITHKDSKYESFEDMVTDVKNVKFAFGDPSSTSGSLIPSIKLKDEGIYRSESDSDFNNVRFTGSHDATALAVQNKQVDVGAIDSAIYDKLIEEGAIDGDQFKVIWKSEKLFQYPWAVSKSTDEKTMKKLQQTFLDIKDKEILDAFGATGFTKADNKDYESIRKAAIKEGTIQE